The proteins below are encoded in one region of Alkalinema sp. FACHB-956:
- a CDS encoding photosynthesis system II assembly factor Ycf48, with protein MHWILNGWKRLLGWKRLFVVGAIVLLSTVSLMAPANAARLQDLPNEPWEVVALPTQESMLDLAFTSNPNHGWMVGTNSTLLETFDGGQTWKERQLDLGTQKYRFSAVSFAGDEGWVAGQPAILLHTPDGGQSWERMPLSEKLPGSPEFLEALGQGDLEMVTDVGAIYHTTDGALNWKAMVDDAFGVVRSLHRSADGQYIAVSSRGNFFSIWKPGSRQWEPFNRNSSRRLQNMGFTPDDRLWIIARGGSIQFTNSPDPEDWQKAQAPESFNSWGFLDMAYRTNDEVWIVGGSGSLLVSFDNGQTWYHDAKMDQDVPANLYKIEFLNENDGYILGQRGTFLRYRGATA; from the coding sequence ATGCATTGGATTTTGAATGGCTGGAAACGCCTGCTAGGCTGGAAACGCCTGTTTGTGGTGGGCGCGATCGTCCTCCTGAGCACGGTTTCCCTGATGGCACCAGCTAACGCAGCCCGTCTTCAGGATCTTCCCAATGAGCCTTGGGAAGTGGTGGCTTTACCGACCCAAGAAAGCATGTTGGATCTGGCGTTTACCAGTAATCCAAACCATGGCTGGATGGTGGGAACCAATTCGACCTTGTTGGAAACCTTTGATGGCGGCCAAACCTGGAAGGAACGCCAACTGGATTTAGGCACGCAGAAATATCGCTTCAGTGCGGTGAGCTTTGCGGGGGATGAAGGTTGGGTGGCGGGGCAGCCCGCGATTCTCCTGCATACCCCCGATGGTGGCCAGTCCTGGGAACGGATGCCCTTGAGCGAAAAATTACCCGGTTCACCGGAATTTTTGGAAGCCTTGGGCCAGGGTGACCTGGAAATGGTGACTGATGTGGGTGCCATCTACCACACTACTGATGGTGCACTGAATTGGAAAGCCATGGTGGATGATGCCTTCGGGGTGGTGCGGAGTTTGCATCGATCGGCGGATGGCCAGTATATTGCTGTTTCTTCGCGCGGGAATTTCTTCTCCATTTGGAAGCCCGGTTCGCGTCAGTGGGAGCCGTTTAACCGCAACAGTTCCCGCCGTCTGCAAAATATGGGCTTTACCCCCGACGATCGCCTGTGGATTATTGCGCGGGGTGGCAGTATTCAATTCACCAATTCCCCCGACCCGGAAGATTGGCAAAAGGCTCAGGCCCCCGAATCCTTTAACAGTTGGGGCTTTTTGGATATGGCCTACCGCACAAATGATGAAGTGTGGATTGTTGGGGGCAGTGGTTCTCTCTTAGTCAGCTTTGATAACGGTCAAACCTGGTACCACGATGCCAAGATGGATCAGGATGTACCGGCCAACCTCTATAAGATTGAGTTCCTCAACGAGAATGACGGTTACATCTTGGGGCAGCGGGGTACCTTCCTGCGCTATCGCGGTGCTACAGCCTAG
- the psbE gene encoding cytochrome b559 subunit alpha: MAGTTGERPFGDIVTSIRYWVIHSITIPMLFIAGWLFVATGLAYDVFGTPRPNEYFPAARQELPILSDRQDARQQMDQFVKDIQKSKKK, translated from the coding sequence ATGGCTGGTACTACTGGTGAGCGCCCATTTGGCGACATCGTGACAAGTATTCGTTACTGGGTGATTCACAGCATTACCATTCCAATGCTGTTTATTGCAGGTTGGTTGTTTGTGGCAACGGGCTTGGCTTACGACGTGTTTGGTACGCCCCGTCCTAACGAGTATTTCCCCGCAGCACGTCAAGAATTGCCCATCCTGAGCGATCGCCAAGATGCGCGTCAGCAGATGGATCAATTTGTGAAAGACATCCAAAAGTCGAAGAAGAAATAG
- the psbF gene encoding cytochrome b559 subunit beta, with the protein MANQPTVYPIFTFRWLAIHGLAVPSVFFLGAIAAMQFIQR; encoded by the coding sequence ATGGCTAATCAACCCACTGTTTATCCGATTTTTACGTTCCGTTGGCTGGCCATTCACGGTCTAGCTGTACCCTCCGTCTTTTTCCTGGGTGCGATCGCTGCAATGCAGTTCATTCAACGCTAG
- a CDS encoding photosystem II reaction center protein L has product MERSSNPNKQPVELNRTSLYLGLLLIFTLGILFSSYFFN; this is encoded by the coding sequence ATGGAGAGAAGTTCTAACCCCAACAAGCAACCGGTGGAACTAAACCGGACATCCCTCTACCTAGGTTTGCTCCTAATTTTTACGCTGGGCATTTTGTTCTCCAGCTATTTCTTCAACTAG
- a CDS encoding photosystem II reaction center protein J has translation MLQNGRIPLWIVATVAGTGVLVVVGLFFYGAYAGLGSSM, from the coding sequence ATGTTGCAGAATGGTCGCATCCCTCTGTGGATCGTTGCTACGGTCGCCGGAACTGGCGTGTTAGTGGTTGTAGGTCTGTTTTTCTACGGTGCCTACGCGGGTCTGGGTTCTTCAATGTAG
- a CDS encoding photosystem I reaction center subunit VIII, whose protein sequence is MYAASYLTWFLIPAVCWLLPLVGMGLLFLYVEKDA, encoded by the coding sequence ATGTACGCAGCATCCTACTTAACCTGGTTTCTCATCCCCGCAGTGTGCTGGCTCCTGCCTCTAGTTGGCATGGGTTTGCTGTTCCTGTACGTCGAAAAAGACGCTTAA
- the dxr gene encoding 1-deoxy-D-xylulose-5-phosphate reductoisomerase — protein sequence MKALTLLGSTGSIGTQTLDIVAQYPEQFRIVGMAAGRNVELFAQQVRQFQPEIIALQDESKLEELKAAIADLKPQPIILAGEAGVVEVARYGAAEVVVTGIVGCAGLLPTIAAIEAKKDIALANKETLIAGGPVVLPLIQKHGVKLLPADSEHSAIFQCLQGVPDKGLRRVILTASGGAFRDRPVEDLAHVTVADALKHPNWAMGRKITIDSATLMNKGLEVIEAHFLFGMDYNAIDIVIHPQSIIHSMIELQDTSVLAQLGWADMRLPLLYALSYPDRIYTDWETLDLVKVGSLTFREPDHAKYPCMNLAYAAGRAGGCMPAVLNAANEQAVALFLDEKIKFLDIPKLIEKTCDRYQTQNTQQPSLEDILEADRWARQAVLEAAGARDLVMR from the coding sequence GTGAAAGCACTAACTCTTCTCGGTTCAACAGGTTCGATCGGAACGCAAACCCTGGATATTGTGGCCCAGTACCCTGAGCAATTCCGGATTGTCGGGATGGCTGCGGGGCGTAATGTCGAGTTGTTTGCCCAGCAGGTGCGGCAGTTCCAACCAGAAATCATTGCGCTGCAAGATGAAAGCAAACTGGAGGAGTTGAAAGCAGCGATCGCGGATCTGAAACCCCAACCCATCATCTTGGCTGGCGAAGCCGGGGTCGTGGAAGTGGCCCGCTATGGGGCTGCGGAAGTGGTCGTCACGGGTATCGTTGGCTGTGCAGGACTGTTGCCGACGATCGCGGCGATCGAAGCGAAAAAAGACATTGCCCTCGCCAACAAAGAAACCTTGATTGCGGGTGGCCCCGTCGTGCTGCCGTTGATCCAGAAACACGGGGTTAAATTGCTCCCGGCAGATTCCGAGCATTCGGCCATTTTCCAATGTCTTCAAGGTGTACCTGACAAGGGTCTGCGGCGGGTGATTTTAACGGCATCCGGGGGCGCATTCCGCGATCGCCCAGTGGAGGATTTAGCCCATGTCACGGTGGCCGACGCTCTGAAGCATCCCAACTGGGCCATGGGTCGCAAAATCACGATCGACTCCGCCACGTTGATGAATAAAGGCTTGGAGGTCATCGAAGCCCACTTCCTGTTTGGCATGGACTACAACGCGATCGACATTGTGATCCATCCACAAAGTATTATCCACTCGATGATCGAGCTCCAGGACACCTCCGTGCTGGCTCAACTGGGCTGGGCCGATATGCGCCTGCCCCTGCTCTATGCCCTGTCCTACCCCGATCGCATCTACACCGACTGGGAAACCCTGGATCTCGTGAAAGTGGGCAGTCTCACCTTCCGAGAGCCCGATCACGCAAAATATCCCTGCATGAACCTGGCCTACGCAGCGGGTCGGGCCGGGGGCTGTATGCCTGCGGTGCTGAATGCAGCCAATGAACAAGCCGTAGCGCTTTTCTTAGATGAAAAAATTAAATTCCTAGACATTCCTAAACTGATTGAGAAGACCTGCGATCGTTACCAGACTCAGAACACCCAACAACCCAGCTTAGAGGACATTCTAGAGGCCGATCGCTGGGCCAGACAGGCGGTTCTGGAAGCGGCTGGAGCACGGGATTTAGTGATGCGTTAA
- a CDS encoding S8 family serine peptidase: MTNPQGSNPATAPKGNAAMPDDSRGIILQRGGEEIVLEKSEDRFTVKATSKEEVPGLAAQVSAQVNRNSPPKMSEFVVPAHQRDQAMANIRNSDVVKYASHVYCFKDDPASRVYLTNQLTVQFAPHLGDHSVTQITNEFGLKRVKPIEGITNAFVFEVTDGSSENPIKVANRLMQRSDVLTAEPNIIVESQQHYRPRDPQYPKQWHLNHNGGNELASGSHIFAEQAWDVTRGNRSVVVAVMDDAIDVNHPDFQGLGKIVAPRDFRGKDFMPLPDEPGEDHGTSCAGVAVAEENGIGAVGAAPGCALMPIRTTGFLDDESIEELFLWAINKGASVISCSWGPSAVYYPLSLRQKAVLTRAATQGRRGKGCVIVFAAGNANRPTDGVVNERGWPRDAIKGPTRWLGGFTVHPDVITVTASTSLGKKAAYSNWGPQASVCAPSNNAPPGVGLPDLGYVATPPEVNIYLPGLGIVTTDRVGAAGYDPSSYTPDFGGTSSACPLVAGVAALVLSANPDLTAREVRQILEQTADKIVDPEPDPQFGFRKGTYEASGRSDWFGYGKVNAAKAVQMAVKKRAVPLTAPRSVQAQNNTAQTIPDGDPQGVLSTVQINDTGTVQDISVTIDIDHGYLGDLEIRLVAPSGQSVLLQGRTLGIKTKLQTLYNLQNTPALRLLLGEASQGRWQVQVIDSVPTDSGTLNWWQLKLGI, translated from the coding sequence ATGACGAATCCCCAAGGCTCTAATCCAGCCACCGCCCCCAAGGGAAACGCAGCCATGCCCGATGATAGTCGGGGGATAATTCTACAGCGGGGAGGTGAAGAAATTGTCCTGGAAAAATCGGAAGATCGGTTTACGGTCAAGGCTACTTCAAAGGAAGAGGTGCCAGGGTTAGCGGCCCAGGTCTCGGCACAAGTGAATCGGAACTCTCCACCTAAAATGTCGGAATTTGTCGTGCCTGCCCATCAGCGAGATCAGGCAATGGCTAATATTCGCAATTCCGATGTCGTGAAATATGCCAGCCACGTTTATTGCTTTAAAGATGACCCCGCTTCACGGGTTTATTTAACCAATCAATTAACGGTTCAGTTTGCCCCCCATTTGGGTGATCACAGTGTCACGCAAATTACCAATGAATTTGGTTTGAAACGAGTCAAGCCGATCGAGGGAATTACCAATGCCTTTGTCTTTGAGGTGACTGATGGATCTTCAGAAAATCCAATTAAGGTTGCTAATCGCCTCATGCAACGATCGGACGTGCTAACGGCGGAACCTAATATTATTGTCGAAAGTCAGCAACATTACCGTCCCCGTGATCCGCAATATCCTAAACAATGGCATTTAAATCATAATGGTGGTAATGAGTTAGCCTCCGGCTCCCATATTTTTGCGGAACAGGCGTGGGATGTCACCCGAGGCAATCGATCGGTTGTGGTTGCGGTGATGGATGACGCGATCGATGTGAACCATCCCGACTTCCAGGGTTTAGGAAAAATTGTAGCTCCCCGCGATTTTCGAGGGAAAGATTTTATGCCGTTGCCCGATGAACCGGGGGAAGATCATGGAACCTCCTGTGCAGGGGTGGCTGTGGCAGAGGAAAACGGCATTGGAGCGGTTGGAGCAGCTCCGGGCTGCGCGCTGATGCCCATTCGGACGACCGGATTTTTGGATGACGAGTCGATCGAAGAGTTATTTCTTTGGGCGATTAACAAAGGTGCTTCCGTCATTTCCTGTAGTTGGGGGCCGAGTGCGGTTTACTATCCCCTTTCCCTGCGGCAAAAGGCCGTGCTGACCCGTGCGGCGACCCAAGGAAGGCGGGGTAAGGGCTGTGTGATTGTTTTTGCGGCGGGGAATGCCAATCGACCCACCGATGGGGTGGTGAACGAACGTGGCTGGCCCCGCGATGCCATCAAAGGCCCTACCCGTTGGTTAGGGGGCTTTACGGTGCATCCCGATGTGATTACGGTGACGGCGTCCACCAGTTTGGGTAAAAAGGCCGCCTATAGCAATTGGGGGCCGCAGGCGTCGGTTTGTGCGCCGAGCAATAACGCCCCCCCCGGCGTAGGCTTACCGGATCTGGGCTACGTGGCGACGCCGCCGGAGGTGAATATCTATCTCCCTGGTTTAGGCATTGTTACGACCGATCGCGTGGGGGCAGCGGGCTATGATCCGTCCAGTTACACCCCGGATTTTGGTGGCACCTCCAGCGCTTGCCCGTTAGTAGCTGGAGTCGCGGCTCTGGTACTGTCTGCAAATCCCGATTTGACCGCGCGGGAAGTGCGACAAATTCTGGAACAAACGGCAGATAAAATTGTCGATCCCGAGCCCGATCCGCAATTCGGATTTCGCAAAGGCACCTATGAAGCCAGTGGCCGATCGGATTGGTTTGGTTACGGAAAAGTCAATGCTGCAAAAGCTGTGCAAATGGCAGTGAAGAAACGGGCGGTACCGTTGACTGCGCCGCGATCGGTACAAGCCCAAAACAATACTGCACAGACTATTCCCGATGGGGATCCCCAGGGCGTATTAAGCACTGTACAAATCAATGATACAGGTACGGTTCAGGATATTAGCGTGACGATCGACATTGATCATGGCTATTTGGGTGATTTGGAAATTCGGCTGGTGGCACCCAGCGGGCAATCGGTCCTACTCCAAGGTCGCACGTTAGGGATTAAAACCAAGTTGCAAACGCTCTATAACCTGCAAAATACACCTGCGTTGCGTTTGCTCTTGGGGGAAGCCAGTCAAGGTCGTTGGCAAGTTCAAGTGATTGATTCGGTACCCACGGATTCTGGCACGCTGAACTGGTGGCAACTCAAGCTGGGTATTTAA
- a CDS encoding GNAT family N-acetyltransferase, giving the protein MQLYPITDFATISAALTEFLLQYPAENNLLLGVWQTLAALDENRLQQCFIAYLDHASEITGVVLQMPPYPLLLSFGLESRAIQLVIEHLQAQGRSMPGVSAMVTEAQQFASLWTATTGQSHELEMAMRLHQLTACQPIAPTSGYLRLATETDRTWLIEAYRTFNQEVFPERSVANATDDVDASIDLFIQQQRAYLWLDAISDSSHDSEPVSFVCAQRFSPQFARVGPVFTPLHHRRKGYATACVHTISQIQLDQGCQACFIFTDLKNPTSNHIYAKIGYCAIGDWAIYNFLEAKG; this is encoded by the coding sequence ATGCAACTGTATCCCATCACTGATTTCGCAACAATTTCAGCAGCGCTCACTGAGTTTTTATTGCAATATCCTGCGGAGAACAATCTGCTGCTAGGCGTCTGGCAAACGCTGGCAGCCCTAGACGAAAATCGCTTACAGCAATGCTTCATAGCCTATTTAGACCATGCAAGCGAGATTACTGGAGTCGTGCTACAAATGCCCCCCTATCCATTGTTACTGTCCTTTGGATTGGAGTCTAGGGCAATCCAACTGGTCATTGAGCATTTACAGGCGCAGGGTCGATCGATGCCTGGTGTTTCTGCAATGGTGACTGAAGCCCAGCAGTTTGCTTCCCTTTGGACAGCCACGACGGGACAGTCCCATGAACTGGAAATGGCGATGCGGTTACATCAACTCACGGCCTGTCAACCGATTGCGCCCACATCGGGATACCTAAGATTAGCTACCGAAACCGATCGAACTTGGTTAATCGAAGCCTATCGGACGTTTAATCAAGAGGTTTTCCCAGAACGATCGGTTGCTAATGCCACTGATGATGTAGACGCTTCGATCGATTTGTTTATCCAACAACAGCGTGCCTATCTTTGGCTAGATGCCATTAGTGATTCTAGTCATGATAGCGAACCCGTTTCCTTTGTATGTGCTCAGCGTTTTAGTCCGCAGTTTGCAAGAGTTGGCCCAGTATTTACGCCTCTACACCATCGACGTAAAGGTTATGCCACTGCCTGCGTGCATACCATTAGCCAAATACAGCTTGATCAGGGTTGCCAAGCCTGTTTTATTTTTACTGATCTGAAAAACCCAACCTCGAATCACATCTACGCCAAAATTGGCTATTGCGCGATCGGAGATTGGGCGATTTATAACTTTCTAGAAGCTAAGGGTTAG
- a CDS encoding RNA 2'-phosphotransferase — protein sequence MNRDRRTNVSKYLSCHLRHKPEEIGLQLEPGGWVSVADLLQACAQHGFAISRADLEAVVTTNDKQRFSFDATGEKIRANQGHTVAIDLQLEPQVPPKVLYHGTGARSVEAILQTGLLKMTRHHVHLSYDTMTAKKVGMRHGKPVVLVVDAAAMHQAGLTFYRSENGVWLTDHVPPQYIRRLEDS from the coding sequence ATGAATCGCGATCGCCGAACCAACGTGAGTAAATACCTCAGTTGTCACCTACGCCACAAACCCGAGGAAATCGGGCTGCAATTGGAACCCGGCGGCTGGGTGAGTGTGGCAGACTTATTACAAGCCTGTGCTCAGCATGGGTTCGCTATCAGCCGTGCGGACTTGGAAGCAGTGGTGACAACCAATGACAAACAGCGCTTCTCCTTTGATGCAACGGGGGAGAAAATCCGCGCCAACCAAGGCCATACCGTGGCAATTGATCTGCAATTGGAACCACAAGTACCGCCTAAGGTTCTCTACCACGGGACGGGGGCGCGATCGGTCGAGGCAATTTTGCAAACTGGGTTGCTCAAAATGACGCGGCACCATGTCCATCTGTCCTACGACACCATGACTGCGAAAAAAGTGGGAATGCGCCATGGTAAACCTGTGGTGCTCGTGGTGGATGCCGCTGCGATGCACCAAGCTGGATTGACATTTTACCGATCGGAGAATGGCGTGTGGCTGACCGATCATGTTCCGCCCCAATACATCCGTCGTTTGGAGGATTCCTAA
- the trxA gene encoding thioredoxin: MAVKKQFRNLEELLSDSDIPVLVDFYAEWCGPCQVMAKVLEQVNAQTTDRLKVVKINTETYPQLASQHEVTALPTLVLFKQGQPVHRIEGLVQAKQLLAQIQPFL, translated from the coding sequence ATGGCCGTCAAAAAGCAATTTCGTAATCTAGAAGAACTCCTCTCAGACTCAGATATTCCTGTATTAGTAGACTTTTATGCAGAATGGTGTGGCCCTTGTCAGGTCATGGCGAAGGTGTTGGAACAGGTGAATGCCCAGACGACCGATCGGCTCAAAGTTGTCAAAATCAACACGGAAACCTATCCTCAGCTAGCCTCGCAGCACGAAGTCACAGCCCTACCCACCTTAGTTCTCTTTAAACAGGGACAACCCGTCCATCGCATTGAAGGGCTTGTGCAGGCAAAACAACTTCTGGCACAGATCCAACCGTTCCTATAA
- a CDS encoding IS982 family transposase translates to MDVTAIFCEVDDFCQQFAQVWSQQPQLPSMPGEKRCGSRLHLSEVMTIVIAFHGSGARTFKDFYTLTVLPHWRNAFPNLVSYTRFVELMPWGLMLLCCFAVTRRGKVTGLAFIDSTPLEVCLPARAHAHKVFKDLVGWGKSSTGWKFGFKLHLIINERGELLAFKLTPANTDDRQPVPEMTQDLFGQLFGDRGYISQQLFEQLYDRGLQLVTKRKKNMKQKLVKLIDKILLRKRALIETVNDQLKNQCQIEHSRHRSIWNFLVNLVAGLIAYTYQPKLPSLDLKSKGLPALPEAIF, encoded by the coding sequence TTGGATGTCACAGCGATTTTCTGTGAGGTCGATGACTTCTGCCAGCAATTTGCACAAGTTTGGTCACAGCAACCGCAACTGCCCTCTATGCCTGGAGAAAAGCGGTGTGGCTCTCGACTGCACTTGAGTGAGGTGATGACGATTGTGATCGCCTTTCATGGGTCAGGGGCAAGAACCTTCAAAGATTTCTATACCCTGACCGTCTTGCCCCACTGGCGCAATGCCTTCCCCAACTTGGTCAGCTACACCCGCTTTGTCGAACTGATGCCTTGGGGTCTGATGCTGTTGTGTTGCTTTGCCGTGACCCGACGCGGCAAAGTTACTGGCCTGGCCTTCATTGATTCGACGCCCCTGGAAGTCTGCCTCCCCGCGCGGGCCCATGCGCACAAGGTATTCAAAGATCTCGTCGGTTGGGGCAAAAGTTCGACGGGTTGGAAGTTTGGCTTCAAGCTTCATTTGATCATCAATGAGCGGGGCGAACTGCTAGCCTTCAAACTGACCCCAGCTAACACCGATGACCGTCAACCCGTCCCCGAAATGACCCAAGACTTGTTCGGTCAACTATTTGGGGATCGAGGCTATATCTCACAGCAATTGTTTGAGCAACTCTACGATCGAGGCTTACAGTTAGTGACCAAACGCAAGAAGAATATGAAACAGAAGTTGGTCAAACTGATCGACAAAATTCTGCTGCGTAAACGCGCCCTGATTGAGACGGTGAATGACCAACTCAAGAATCAATGCCAGATTGAGCATTCTCGTCATCGCAGTATCTGGAACTTTCTGGTCAATTTGGTCGCTGGGCTGATTGCCTACACCTATCAGCCCAAACTTCCCTCCCTTGACTTGAAGTCTAAAGGCTTACCTGCCTTGCCTGAAGCTATCTTTTAA
- the nfi gene encoding deoxyribonuclease V (cleaves DNA at apurinic or apyrimidinic sites): protein MPLQPLHYHPPTTIEAAIALQDQLRSQVIRQDDFGTVRWVAGIDVGFIGDQARAAIAVLNFPDLTLHESVVTLAPIGFPYIPGLLAFRELPAILQAFEQLNTQPDLLLCDGNGYLHPRRCGSACQIGLLTGIPAIGVAKTYHLGHHESVGNQRGDWQPIWDRKEVIGAVVRSQPKVKPIYVSVGHRIGLDTAIQLTLQCTQQYRLPETTRWADHLANGHTNVLV from the coding sequence ATGCCCTTACAACCTTTGCACTATCACCCGCCCACAACGATCGAAGCCGCGATCGCGCTGCAAGATCAATTGCGATCCCAAGTGATTCGGCAGGATGATTTTGGGACAGTGCGTTGGGTAGCAGGAATCGATGTGGGGTTTATCGGCGATCAAGCTAGAGCCGCGATCGCAGTGCTAAACTTTCCAGATTTAACATTGCATGAGTCAGTGGTCACCCTGGCTCCGATCGGATTCCCCTATATTCCCGGTTTGCTTGCATTTCGGGAACTCCCTGCCATTCTCCAGGCCTTTGAGCAACTGAACACCCAACCCGATTTACTGCTATGTGACGGCAATGGCTATTTGCATCCACGCCGCTGTGGTTCGGCCTGCCAAATTGGGTTACTGACCGGAATTCCCGCGATCGGGGTCGCCAAAACTTACCACCTAGGCCACCATGAATCCGTGGGGAACCAACGGGGCGATTGGCAACCAATTTGGGATCGGAAGGAAGTGATTGGTGCAGTGGTGCGATCGCAACCCAAGGTCAAACCCATTTACGTTTCTGTGGGTCATCGCATTGGTTTAGACACTGCAATTCAACTCACATTACAATGTACTCAGCAATATCGTTTACCAGAAACCACCCGTTGGGCCGATCACCTTGCAAATGGTCATACGAATGTACTTGTGTAA
- a CDS encoding ThiF family adenylyltransferase yields the protein MSMFLHEHIYRTPAVMEKFKAVPITICGAGALGANITETLARSGFQALRVIDYDRVEEHNLSTQPYYRSEVGGFKAKVLANNLYRALGVEISPNTQKLTSDNAMKLLKGSQLVIDAFDNSSSRQTVTDTCAQQNWPCLHAGLATDYAEVIWNAHYRVPSASREDLCDYPLARNLVMLTVAIASEVVMGYATTGEQRNFTITLKDLSVEALIV from the coding sequence ATGTCAATGTTTCTACATGAGCACATTTACCGCACCCCAGCCGTGATGGAGAAATTTAAGGCCGTTCCCATTACCATCTGCGGCGCAGGGGCATTGGGAGCCAACATTACAGAGACTTTAGCGCGATCGGGATTTCAGGCGTTACGGGTGATTGACTACGATCGTGTTGAAGAGCATAATCTCTCAACACAGCCCTATTACCGATCGGAAGTCGGGGGCTTTAAGGCAAAAGTACTGGCGAACAACCTCTATCGGGCATTGGGCGTAGAAATTAGCCCGAATACGCAGAAATTGACATCAGACAACGCGATGAAGTTGCTCAAAGGCAGTCAACTCGTGATTGATGCATTTGATAACAGTTCATCGCGGCAAACGGTGACAGATACCTGTGCCCAGCAAAATTGGCCCTGTCTTCATGCTGGCTTAGCTACCGATTATGCGGAGGTCATTTGGAATGCCCACTATCGCGTGCCCTCGGCAAGTCGGGAGGATTTGTGTGATTATCCCCTAGCCCGCAATTTAGTGATGCTGACGGTGGCGATCGCTAGTGAGGTGGTGATGGGCTATGCGACAACAGGTGAGCAACGAAACTTTACAATCACGTTGAAAGATCTCTCTGTGGAAGCGTTGATTGTGTAG